In the genome of Candoia aspera isolate rCanAsp1 chromosome 1, rCanAsp1.hap2, whole genome shotgun sequence, one region contains:
- the PROSER1 gene encoding proline and serine-rich protein 1 has product MDKKAFETVLDEIRKAVLMEYKLKAIEYVHGYFSSEQIVELLRYFSWAEPQLKAMKALQHKMVAVSAAKVVNILNCFTFSKDKLIALELLASNIIDAQNYRLIEDLFRVSMSEKKRCRRILEQASKAGCKAPHAMISSCGMIPGNPYPKGKPSRINGIFPGSPVKKENDDCTSEGKGIAARILGPSKPAPATYNPHKPVPYPIPPCRPHATIAPSAYNNAGLVPLANVIAPGLPGPPPYTSSNVGTGKTENEELSNQAKPSQSQAFATQMSHLFAPHGPNPAATPAPTPPSAKAISHSSALPSPTIPGISMPNPVFPVFPGQVISSVHPPQPSTPAPPVVKSHSLPAVPATSAHCATTAPLPGSFSGLASVLPAAAAPQGLSTLRATPAPNEAFASVSAPFASLPFSAASVTAPANNPNSLPSAFAGLPLSLTPTPQGGASPISSTIAGSPATSIPCPLNLPNPLLSALKGFLSVNDSSLINSSALPSAVTAELASLSGLLSQNSEASSSSSSKCYTPAATSSLQHPSTPGLSVFSGLPSQPGGSSNTTSPALPSQSPLTTLSSSALPVSCGSSAALPHCPSPANPEQQVSSTPAAPAIPALVKTEPASPTLSGLKGPTPSAGPSHSTSGLPAFGHAYTSATSLPCSLTSSLNPALSSLSSPLNSSPSIASHASSTPVYNALPPFTSLTNSFAFTGSPALPPTGSLLPIPPTSTSAPHVSSSATVLPPLIATAAAPAPPFSLNLCSAVSSLFSVPQVPLGSCNSSFPPFPVSNTPAVTPALPSFPGLQASSTVAAVAPLPAAATAPSPAPVLPGFASAFSSNFNSALVAQAGLTSGLQTPGNTVFPGLLSLPGIPGLAQSATQSSLQELQHSAAAQSALLQIHSASALENYTSQSDGFNTYPPAAGTPGTPFSVQASLPQSGWQ; this is encoded by the exons ATGGATAAAAAAGCATTTGAGACCGTTCTTGACGAAATTAGAAAG GCTGTGTTGATGGAATACAAATTAAAAGCAATTGAGTATGTACATGGATACTTTTCTAGTGAACAG ATTGTTGAGCTGCTGAGATATTTCTCCTGGGCTGAACCACAGTTAAAAGCGATGAAGGCATTACAGCAT AAAATGGTAGCTGTTTCTGCAGCAAAAGTGGTTAACATCCTCAACTGTTTCACTTTTAGCAAAGACAAGCTTATTGCACTAGAATTGTTGGCTTC CAATATAATTGATGCTCAGAATTACCGTCTTATCGAAGACCTCTTCAGGGTTAGCATGTCTGAGAAGAAGAGATGCAGAAGAATTCTTGAGCAG gcttccaaagcagggTGCAAAGCACCTCATGCTATGATCTCTTCCTGTGGCATGATTCCTGGGAACCCTTATCCAAAAGGGAAGCCTAGCCGTATCAATGGAATTTTTCCT GGTTCCCCTGTTAAGAAGGAGAATGACGACTGTACCAGTGAAGGCAAGGGAATAGCTGCTCGCATTCTTGGGCCATCAAAACCA GCTCCAGCAACATACAATCCACACAAGCCCGTTCCTTACCCTATTCCTCCTTGTCGACCACACGCAACAATTGCACCAA gtgcttacaacaatgcaggtCTTGTTCCACTGGCTAATGTCATAGCTCCTGGTTTGCCAGGTCCACCACCATATACTTCTAGTAATGTAGGAACAGGTAAAACAG AAAATGAAGAACTTTCTAATCAAGCCAAACCTTCCCAAAGCCAAG CTTTTGCCACACAAATGAGTCATCTCTTTGCACCTCATGGTCCTAATCCTGCTGCTACTCCGGCCCCAACCCCACCGTCGGCTAAGGCAATAAGCCACTCATCAGCACTTCCATCTCCAACCATCCCAGGGATAAGCATGCCCAACCCCGTCTTTCCCGTCTTCCCTGGGCAGGTTATCTCCTCTGTCCACCCACCCCAACCGTCGACTCCGGCCCCTCCTGTTGTCAAATCCCATTCGCTGCCTGCGGTTCCTGCCACGTCTGCTCATTGTGCCACCACTGCTCCCCTCCCAGGATCTTTCTCTGGGCTAGCTTCTGTGCTGCCTGCTGCTGCGGCCCCCCAGGGGCTCTCCACCCTGCGTGCCACCCCTGCCCCCAACGAAGCCTTTGCATCTGTCTCTGCACCCTTCGCCAGCCTTCCTTTTTCTGCAGCGTCTGTCACTGCCCCAGCTAATAATCCTAATTCGTTGCCATCTGCTTTTGCTGGCCTGCCTTTGTCCTTGACCCCCACTCCTCAGGGAGGAGCTAGCCCCATTTCATCTACCATTGCCGGTTCTCCTGCCACTAGCATACCCTGCCCACTTAATTTACCTAATCCACTTTTATCGGCGTTAAAGGGGTTTCTCTCAGTAAATGATAGCTCATTAATTAATTCAAGTGCTCTGCCTTCGGCTGTGACTGCTGAGCTTGCTTCTTTATCTGGTCTTCTCAGTCAGAACTCTGAAGCCTCCTCTTCATCCAGTAGCAAATGTTACACTCCAGCTGCTACCTCTTCCCTTCAGCATCCTTCCACTCCAGGACTCTCTGTTTTCTCAGGGCTCCCCTCTCAACCAGGAGGGAGCAGTAACACAACTTCTCCTGCATTGCCATCGCAGTCCCCTTTAACAACATTGTCATCATCCGCTCTGCCAGTCAGCTGTGGCTCCTCGGCAGCTCTTCCGCATTGTCCAAGCCCTGCCAATCCTGAACAGCAAGTTTCCTCCACTCCAGCTGCCCCAGCAATTCCAGCTCTAGTTAAAACAGAACCTGCGAGCCCTACCCTTTCGGGTCTCAAAGGCCCAACCCCTTCTGCTGGGCCTAGTCACAGCACTTCAGGCTTGCCAGCCTTTGGGCACGCCTATACCTCAGCTACTTCGTTGCCATGCAGCTTAACTAGTTCCCTCAATCCAGCACTTTCCTCTTTGAGTTCTCCTCTGAACAGCTCCCCATCTATTGCCTCCCATGCTTCATCTACTCCAGTATATAATGCACTTCCACCTTTCACTTCCTTGACCAACAGTTTTGCTTTTACTGGCAGTCCAGCACTTCCCCCAACAGGCTCTCTGTTGCCCATTCCCCCTACGAGTACATCGGCACCACACGTCAGCTCCTCAGCCACCGTTCTCCCACCACTCATTGCCACGGCAGCGGCTCCAGCTCCACCCTTCTCCCTTAACTTGTGCAGTGCCGTCTCTTCCCTGTTTTCTGTTCCCCAAGTGCCATTGGGCTCCTGCAACTCATCCTTCCCTCCTTTTCCTGTCTCTAACACACCCGCTGTCACGCCTGCTCTCCCTTCTTTCCCTGGGCTCCAGGCATCTTCTACAGTAGCAGCAGTTGCACCACTGCCAGCAGCTGCCACAGCCCCATCTCCAGCGCCAGTGCTGCCAGGGTTTGCCTCGGCCTTTAGCTCAAACTTCAACTCTGCACTTGTTGCCCAGGCTGG CCTGACTTCTGGACTTCAGACTCCTGGAAATACAGTTTTTCCAGGACTCCTCTCTCTTCCTGGCATCCCTGGACTTGCTCAGAGTGCAACACAGTCTTCCCTGCAGGAACTTCAGCACAGTGCAGCTGCACAATCAGCATTACTACAg ataCACTCTGCCTCTGCTCTAGAAAACTACACCTCTCAATCTGATGGTTTCAATACATATCCCCCAGCAGCAGGAACACCTGGAACACCCTTTTCAGTGCAGGCAAGTCTTCCCCAGAGTGGATGGcaataa